The genome window tcacccccctagtctctgcaattCTCTTTGGATTTATAATGTAACTGGCCACCAGCAGCTCCTGCAGGATTTGCAGCACTCCTTCCCCTCCTCTCACCTGTCTCTGCAGTCTTGACGGCGGTGTCGATCagcccctctctccctcccatgGCATGGAAGAAGAACTCCGTAGGGGTGAGGCCGGCGAGGTACGAGTTCTCCACGAAGCCGCGGCTCTCCGGCCCGTAGTCGTCCTTGATGAAGTGCGGCAGGGTGCGGTGCTTGAAGCCGAACGGGATGCGCTTCCCCTCCACGTTCTGCTGCCCCACCACGGCGATGACCTGGAGAGAGAGGGGTCAGACAGGCGCTACAGTTACAGCAGCATTGCTTAATTACAAGGTTACAATTCTGCTGCAGTAAATTGCATTTCTaaatacaattacactaaaaTTCAACTGGACAcacattaacatgattttaaaaatacataacttTCTAAAacagttctgaaccccaggactgggtgcagcagcagcagggctagtgtcagtatgtaaccctgctcaaactcttGGCTCctaatcatttcaatattaataacagATTCATTGaagggagttctgaaccccaggactgggtgtagCAGCAGCGGCAGGGCTGgcatgagtttctaaccctgtttcTATCTCTCTCACCTGGGAGATGTTAATCTTGGAGCCCTTGGACCCGGCCACCACCATGGATTTGAAGTTGTTGTACTCGGACAGGGATTTCTGCGCGGAGGAGCCAGTCTTGTCACGGGCGTCGTTCAGGATCCTGTTCACCTGGTTCTCGAACGTCTGCCTCAGCGTGTTTCCAGGCGTGGGCTCCAGTTCGTTATTATGAGCCTTCTCGATGACCTGCCGGCAGGGGGTGAGGGGGTTACAACTACAGCATCGCACAGCAAGCAGACACTTGGCGCCTCTAGATCAGCAATGaccaaccctgatcctggagaCCAGACAACCagaaaaacctgcaggattgtgggcTCTCATCCCTGCTCTAGGATGTCTCATTGTCAATTCTAAATGTCTGTGCAAACAAAAGGCCCCACTATATAACAAGATCAAGCAGCGATTGAACGTTACAGCCATCTGCCCCCGGTCCTGTACCCCTGCCTGTAGggaaagttatttaaaaaaaaaaaaaaaaaaaaaaaaaaaaaatcgcatagGATCTGTGGCCAGATGCTCACTTCTATCACATCCTGCTTGGCCTTCTTGATGGTGCTCTGGATATCCAGGTAGGTCTTGGCATCAGCAATGGAGTCTCCAATACCGATAGAGTGACCTGAGGGACAAAACAGAGAGGCTCCAGTCACTAATCCCTTTAACTCAGGGGTGTCAGACTCTGCTCCTGGAGGGTCTGTGGTGTCtcctggctttcgttccaccagAGTGCGCAGTTAATTagtcgatttaaaaaaaaaaaaaaaaaaaaaaaaacgaacaggtTTAACTATTCTCTCCAGGTCTCAGAATGTTTCGTAGATGGTGTACCTTCAAAATCAGGTGTACTTAAAGTAACTGGGAAAAGACTTAAAATCGATTATGCTCATTTAAGGCAGAAGCCAGAATGAAAAATTGCTATAGGATTCACACCCCGGTCCTGGGGTACCCTGCCATAGGATTCGACACCCCGGTCCTGGGGTACCCTGCCATAGGATTCGACACCCCGGTCCTGGGGTACCCTGCCATAGGATTCACTAGCTAGCCTAGGAGACTGCGGTTCGAGTCTTAATAAAAGTGTATTCCATAGCCCTATATCTGATGTGTGATGCCTCGCTTCCCTTCCCAGGCTGTGCCCGGCCAGACTCACCCTCGATGAGCAGCCAGTTGTTGATGACAGTCTGGATGTTGCTGTAGAACAGCCTGGTGGTGTCGTGTCCCATCTCCAGGTAGGAGAGATGCACCAGAGAGCCAGCCGAGGTACCCAGAGACTTCTTACAAAGGATGCCCATGATGAGCTCCCCGTTCTCCACGATCACCTGAGAGCAAGcaagagagagagcaggagaaaGAGACAGTGAGGAGAGCAACCACACACCTGCCATTCTCCACAATCAATGCAGGACATTGCAATGCCATTAACAGTGCAGGAATAATATTGAATCCTGGGGTCCCCATTGAGAAACTGCTGTATTGTGGAGCACGTCTGACTGCGGACGGTGTGACAGTACAGAGCAGAGGACCGACCTTCAGCGACGCTGCTGTCCGATGAAGCACAGTGCTGTGACCtcaacaaaacacagctacacCCGTGTATGAAGCTGTGCTTCTGTTTGATAAAGGCAAGGCTGTCCCGCTAGGAGCTATAGTCTCGGGGCTATGCTGGGAGAGGGGTTATCAGGGGAAGGCTATGCTTTGGCGATCGGAGGGCTGTGATCTGGCTCACCTTGGTGTCCCCCGGGGAGATGTGCTTGTAGGGGCCGCTGTCCTCGTCGTCGGGGTGGGTGCTGTGGGTACGGATGGCGTTGATGTGTCCTGGGATGATGAGTGTGAAGACCTGTTTCCCGGTCCACAGCGGCCGAGGCTTCAGGATGGCCGGCTGGGGAACCTTCCCGTCCCAGGTGGAAAGGAACATGAGGAGATTCATCACCTccccctgcgagagagagagaaacgcaagcagtcagacaaaaaaaaaaaaaaaaaaaacgacattttgaaatctaacatgaaatactactgtactattaTCGCTTCCAAATGACTTGTTTTAAGatcatttttgtagtttcttgggaatatgtgatgttaaataaaatatctaagttCTGCTCATAGTTGGTGATGctaaacttctggccagagctgtatatttacAGCCATGCTGGTTCTCGAACCCCAGGACCGGAAGCAGGGGGTGGTGTGTGTTTCTAACCCCCTGCGATCCTTCCCCGCTGTGCCCCTCTCACCCGCTCCAGGAAGACGTCCCTCTTGGTAAACTTGCGCACGGCGGTCAGGGTGTCCTGCACGATGCCCATGACGGGACGGTTGGACTGGGGCGTGACGATCATCCTGGGCACCATGGCCAGCTCCTGGATCTCCGCGCGGGTCTCCAGGGACTGGGGTAGGTGCAGGTTCATCTCGTCCCCGTCGAAATCCGCGTTGTAGGGGGTCGTCACgctggggaggagagggggggcaAGAGGCAAGGAGGCCCGTTTAGTTATGGACTAAAGTTTTGCATGGCTTAGAATTTTTGTATcgagaaataaaaatgtattaaaaatgtggatctttatgtaaaaaaaaaaacgacaaactACAAAATACAGAAAGTCTTCCAGAAGCTATAATAACAATACTGCACCTTTGACTTTTTTCAATCTCGTTCAGTATATGACAAACTAAAAAGCGTTGTCACTCAATACGTTGGCATacgctggaatgggtgaaactactatgcaaCAGGGGTCTTATTTACATCCCCACACTGGGATTGcttatccattttttaaaatcaaacatgtttaaatatgaatGATGTAGTGCAGGTTTTTGTACAGAGTATGTTAAATGTCTGTCGATTCAAGATTACACTGCTCCAATGTGTGGACGAGGCAGCCAGCTGACACAAAGTTGACAGCCTGCTTTCTCTCAGTCTttgagagaccccccccccccccccccccaacaccttGGCAGAGCAACAAGAGTAAGAGAATGAAATGGAGATTAGAGGGAATGGCTGGTCTGCATTGCCCTCACAGTGTGTGTGCGCACATGCATCTCTCTCCCGTTGTGTGCTgccgtctcagtgtgtgtgcgtctccGGTGACTGGCTGGTCTGCGTTACTCTCAGTGCGTGTGTGCGCGCATCTCAGGTGAACAGCTGGGGTCTCGGTCTCTTTCTCTTGTGAATAGGTGGTCTGTTGCCCTCTCTGTGTGCGCGTCTCAGGTGATCCTGGAGAATGGACTACACGGCACTCAAACAGACGAGGAGGGCCGCTGCGTACCTCAAATTGAGTCGAAACGTCGACCACGGCAGGATCCGCACCCTGTGTCCCATCATAGACATCTTGTGCAGCGTGGGCTGTCTGTTGAAGATGATGATGTCACCGTCACACATGTGCCTCTCCACCTGGGAAAGGAGGAAACAGATAAATTCAACCTGGACCGCGTTTAAAAGCAGCTGTATTTCAGGACGGGAGCAGGAAGGTAGAAAAGGTGACAGCCTTTCCTCTGCTATGCATTCCAGTTTATCCAAGGAGAAATCATCTAGTGGCTGGGAGGGTGTGTTCTTAGATCTCAATGGGCTATCCCaacaggctggtttcacagaccaggaTTAGCACTATCCTGACAACAGGATGCAAGAACAGCACCAACTGAGGTGTGTGAAGCCATCTGTACACGTGCAATAGAGATCCAATGAAATTAGCCTTACACTGTTCAAAACATTCTATATTTGAAGTGTATTTATGACAGTGCTTAGTTATGgattgcttttctgtttttccaAATCTCTCTCCCTTTAAAATGTGAATTGGAAGCTAAGCTGTGCttgcatcctaaaaaaaaaaactattcattaCAAACTGGGATGAAGATGTTTtgctacaaaaaatataaaagcacattgaCTGCTAGAATGAAATACGAGGTTCAGCGATGAGCAATTAACATAACTAATAATTAAGCGGAACCGAAACAGTCTCAGTACGAAGGCAAAAACAAACGACATGGTTCTGTAATTAACAAACCAAACcttcatttacaagcagaaaacacacacaagattGCAACACGCTGGCGAGAGAGCAACTCGTCTTCTCTTGAAGCTGTGACGAAGAATAAAGTGTTTGACGCGGGGCACGCTTTCTCACGGTCGTTCTGCAGCGTGACTGGATTTTACACCAAGAGTCGTTGCTTCTGCTTGGAAATGAAAAAGGCAgacttgccatttttttttaaaagcccatttaggtcacagaaataaaataaattttgctACGAATGCATTTCTCAGCATTGTGACCGAGACACACTAACGGCTGAATATGGGATCAATTGAATTTCTAAAAGGAGAGTAGAGAAGTCTGAGCAACACACTGAAAACCAGCTGCCCTGGTTCCAGTTGGAGAGCCGGCGGATGGAAAGGCAGGGGCGGCGCTCACCCTGTATCCGATCTGCAGATGCAGGTCGCTGGGCTTGGGGTGGAAGCGCAGGTCTATCCGGTCTCCGTTGTCCCGGATGATGTATTTGGCTCCGGGGTACTGACTGTTACCCCTCCGCACCAACTCCTGGAGCCTGAAGCAAGACAAGGGGCACAGTTGAGGAGGGGCAGGACCGGGAGGCAGAACAGCTGTACAAAACCAGCCCACTCCACAGCGGTGACCCTCACCCTATTGTCGACACTCACGGAGAGCACCAGCCTAATGAACTAATAACTAGCCAGCAGGCTCAGGGGTCCAGCAGTTAGAGAAAGGGGTTTGATACCAGGAGGATCAAATCCtgcctcagccactgactcactgtacgagaccctgagcaagtcactgaacctccctgtgctctggATGAGACGTCAAACAGAACAAGgtcctgttggaagtgactccgcagcagcagctgatgcataggtcaccccccccccagtctaagtcgctctggataaaagcctctgctgaCTGACTCAATTAAGAGACGTACCGGTCGATGTTGAAAGGCGTGACGATCTCAGGGAAGGTCATGTTGGCTGCGATGGAGCGCGGCACACCGACCTGGTCGATGGACAAGTTGGGGTCTGGCGTGATGACGGTTCGAGCGGAGAAATCCACTCGCTTGCCCATCAGGTTCCCACGCACCCGTCCTTCCTTGCCCTTTAACCTCTGCTTGAGAGATTTAAGGGGGCGGCCAGACTTCTGCATGGCCTGGgtgagcagagacacacacacaatacaaaataagtgAATTTGTTAATACTGGGAGATTCAAAAAACTATATAGGATCAGTCATGagcaaaaaaaatcatttattacTACTGTTAATTACAGGACTAAgaaataaaaactggaaattcaaaaaagacaaaatgtttcGACAGCGTTTAGTATAAAATGGAGTACTCGTTACAACTAGAAGATAAAAGGCTTAAAATACAATTCTGAAATAAAAACTTTATAAATTCAAAATGACAAAACGCTTCATGGAATGAGTTCAGTCCAGCGGCACTGCAGAGCGTTTTCACGGCCGCGGTCGGACTCTTACCCTGGGCAGGCCCGGTAGCTCGTTGTCCACCATCGTGGCCACGTGGAACTGCAGCAGCTTGACGTCCTCAGCGATCACGTGGGCCGCGGCGCCGCTCTGCTCGTTGCGACGTAGCTGGTTATTGATCTTCACGATGTCCGCCAGCTTGTGGGTCAGGTCGTCCTGCGAGAGAGGAGCGGGAGAGAGAGGGCTTGAGAGCGGGctgagaggaggggggagagaaagGGCTTGAGAGCGGGCTGAGGGGAGGAGTGAGCAATGGTTGACAGCAGGCGTGGCTAAAGCTGCGATTGACCAGTGGCACCACAAAGCCCTTACCTGCACTGCGATTGGACAGCCCTGCCTTATCCCATACCTGCAATCCGATCAGTGCACTGCAATTGCACAGCCCTGGCGTATCCCTTACCTGGTTGCGTGCCGATCCCTGCATGACCACAGCGGGCCGCACGGAGAGGGGGGGCACGGGCAGCACGGTGACGATCATCCACTCGGGGCGCGAGTACTTGGGGTCCATGCCCAGGATCACGTCCTCCTCATCGGAGATGCGCTTGAAGATCTCATAGACCCGCTCTGGGCTCAGCAGGATCTTCTTCTCCTGAGAGTCCTCGTTCACGTGCTTCCACTCCGCGTACATCTCCAGCCCTGTTCTGCGAATACGAGGCTGGTAACGCCCGCAGCCCCCGTGACCCTGGGGGGACGAGACAGGGGGGAGGGTCAGAGGAGAGCAAGAGGAACCGGGGGGAGGGGGAACCAGAGAACAgcatcaaaaacacaacacacatttaCTTAGGTCAGGTTGAATTCCTGTGTCCGTCTAGGGCCCCcccactgctttttaaaaaccgCTACCCCAATTCCTTCCAAAAGAACAGGAATTTGAGACACAAGATTATTCAACTGCTTTCCTTTGaagccattttttaaattgaactaaCAAATAACGAAAACAGCGACTTCCAAGCCTTTTGTCGCCACCATTGAGAAGattattttaacagaatgctgagaCTTTGCAACTGTGATCAATGACGCGTTTGgaatcgatttaaaaaaaaaaaaacctaaaagagaacaggttttaaaatttgaattgaacaagAATTTGACCCCTACCCCCTTCACAGTGCTCTCTCTTCACAACCGACACTGAAAGAGACTTCAGTTCTGCAGTAGGTCTGCTGTTGTGAGGCACTGCCTACGCACACAGACTTGAGGGGCCAGCAGTCAAAGGGTCTGGACACCAGGAGGTTCAAGTCCCGGGCTCAGCCACTccctgtgggtgtgtgtgaccctgagcaagccactgaacctccttgtgctctggaAGCAGCTGACGCATcgttcaccccccctagtctctgtaagcagCTTCAGACTAGTTAATATAAAAGATGAGAGAGCGCTGGGGCACCTTCTCTTTGCCGAGGTCCTCCTCGGTCTCAGTCTGCTCCACTCCGAATTTGTTGTCCATCTCCTCCCCTCCCTCGCAGATGTTCTTGCCCTTGCACAACTCGTACACATGGGTGAGCCTCTTCCGCGACTGCCCCTTCGACTTCATCAGGATGTCCTTGATCTTGGGGTTATTCTGACAGCAGGACagagggggggaaaaaacaaaaaccagacagCACAAGACAGAAGGGTTAGTTCCAGACCTGGAGGGTCAATCACTTATTCTAATTACAGCAGCATGGTTTGCCAAAATAGCGAATGACATTCAACTGCAATTCTGCTTCACAATGCCGACCGGCAGCTAATCTGTAGGACTTTTTAAAGATCAAAATGACTTAATGGAGTATTTCATGAAGGCAAACTAAATTATCCAGACTTCGGAAACATCACATTCCCAGTACAGCGTTGGAAGCTGCCTTTGTATATAAAACTgatattaaatagttttttttttgtttttttttttttaaaaagcgtttAAATTGCTAAAGCAAAACCATTCTCACTATAGGATTTTGATTTTTCCGTTCCATGTCTCTTTATTAATAAGACCTCCTAGATTAACCCAGACATGCCTATTTCTGTATTGTACCACAGCATATGCAGTACATTACATAGTGTAGCTGCACAGGGGTGGGGGTTTAGTACAAGGACCGCATTTACAGCttaaacttttgcatcacctagaattttaggattatagcaatttttgttttgttttccacatGCAAGAACATATAGATCTTTTATCATGTAaatcaagaaactacaaaatgatatcgcaaaaagagagtctaccggaagccatcatAGCAGTCCagtggtatttcatgttagatttcgaaatgtcacatttttctagtCAGTTTTTCGTCACGTATCTGGGAAAACTACCAAGCGGTGTGTGATTCTACATTCTAACattcaggtttcatttgactatgaagcaaaattctaataggaggctgtgtggtccagtgattaaagaaacaggcttgtaaccaggaggttcaaatcccgggtCAGCCCGACTCACTgtgcgtgaccctgagcgagtcacttaacctccttgtgctgcgtctttggggtgaggcgttgttgtaagtgactctgcagctgatgcatagctcacacaccctggtctcctatcttgtaaagcgctttgtgatagtgctccactgtgaaaggcgctatataaaaagagTATTATTATTTGGAAAGCGCTTGGGCTGTGCAGGGTTAGGGTCCCTGGCAGGGTCACTCACCGAATCCACCAGCAGCTTGGAGCAGAAGAAGCAGACGCAGCGCATGACCTTGATGATCTTCGTCATGAAGCCCACGTGAAACACCGGCTTGGCAAGCTCGATGTGTCCGAAGTGACCCGGGCACTCTGTCATGTTACCTGAGGGGAGAACGGGGCGTGAGAAAAGCCCTTCCGAACCAGCGGGAGGCACGGCAACAAGCCACCAGATCCAAGGCCACCTTCAGCCCTAGGGTCGGCTCACTGTAGTTTATAATTGAACCCAGGTCTGcttccacacccccccccccttccctcctGGCTCACCTGCACAAGTCTGGCAGCGGCCGGACCGTTCAATCACCCCCTGCCTGGGGTCCATCAGCCCCCCTAATTTGGGGCGGCCACCTTCCGTCGTTTCGGGGTACTTGATACCCCCTTCTGTAACGGACAGTCGTTTCTAAGGACGGGGagaagaacataaagtttacaaatgtgaGGAGGCccttcggctcatcttgctcgtttggttgttagtagcttattgatcccagaatctcatcaagcagcttcttgaaggatcccagggtgtcagcttcagcaacattactggggagttgattccagaccctcacgattctctgtgtgaaaaagtgcctcctattttgtgttgTGAAAAAAGTGATTAAAACGAACAAGCATGATCAGACAGCTCCCAAGACGCACTGACAAACCCAACTCAAAGCATGGGGTCAACATGTTGCAGGcagcagtttaaattaaaaaaccaaCAAGGTTCACCTTCTACAGGACATCCGATACTGGCTTCCCTGGCGTGTTGCATATAACGCTTTAGAGATTTAAAACACAGACTAACATTTCAACTTAAACGCGCGTTTCTGTATAAACCTCCATAACACTGTCTGTGAACCCACCGGAGCCACGCATCGAGATGAGCCTTCCTGTACAGGAAACGGGGAAAAACGGGCTTATAATGAGACATAACGAAGCACAATCGATATACAAAACCAGAAACTGGGACGTGCCGTACAATCAAGAACCAAACTAAAATCGGTATTAAAATTAGtgtttaaataaatctttttttttttttttaaagtggctgAATTGATTCGCCATAGATTTCTCAGTACGTTAAAATACCATCTTCCCCGAGTGATACACGTGTTAATATTACAAACGCGAGGGTACATTTGAACCCTATCGAAATATATGAACACCACACATTCGTAAAGACCACCCCTTCCCTTTATATAGGGGGGGTAAACTTGCATCCTCATACGATGTCATCGTGCGTTTGCTTGCTAGTCTCCCGTATGCCCCCCAGCATAAAACTATATATCAATATTATACGGGGGgtcgtatatata of Polyodon spathula isolate WHYD16114869_AA chromosome 48, ASM1765450v1, whole genome shotgun sequence contains these proteins:
- the LOC121306456 gene encoding DNA-directed RNA polymerase II subunit RPB1 — protein: MHGPPSGDSACPLRLIRKVQFGIISPDELKRLSVTEGGIKYPETTEGGRPKLGGLMDPRQGVIERSGRCQTCAGNMTECPGHFGHIELAKPVFHVGFMTKIIKVMRCVCFFCSKLLVDSNNPKIKDILMKSKGQSRKRLTHVYELCKGKNICEGGEEMDNKFGVEQTETEEDLGKEKGHGGCGRYQPRIRRTGLEMYAEWKHVNEDSQEKKILLSPERVYEIFKRISDEEDVILGMDPKYSRPEWMIVTVLPVPPLSVRPAVVMQGSARNQDDLTHKLADIVKINNQLRRNEQSGAAAHVIAEDVKLLQFHVATMVDNELPGLPRAMQKSGRPLKSLKQRLKGKEGRVRGNLMGKRVDFSARTVITPDPNLSIDQVGVPRSIAANMTFPEIVTPFNIDRLQELVRRGNSQYPGAKYIIRDNGDRIDLRFHPKPSDLHLQIGYRVERHMCDGDIIIFNRQPTLHKMSMMGHRVRILPWSTFRLNLSVTTPYNADFDGDEMNLHLPQSLETRAEIQELAMVPRMIVTPQSNRPVMGIVQDTLTAVRKFTKRDVFLERGEVMNLLMFLSTWDGKVPQPAILKPRPLWTGKQVFTLIIPGHINAIRTHSTHPDDEDSGPYKHISPGDTKVIVENGELIMGILCKKSLGTSAGSLVHLSYLEMGHDTTRLFYSNIQTVINNWLLIEGHSIGIGDSIADAKTYLDIQSTIKKAKQDVIEVIEKAHNNELEPTPGNTLRQTFENQVNRILNDARDKTGSSAQKSLSEYNNFKSMVVAGSKGSKINISQVIAVVGQQNVEGKRIPFGFKHRTLPHFIKDDYGPESRGFVENSYLAGLTPTEFFFHAMGGREGLIDTAVKTAETGERRGRSAANPAGAAGGQLHYKSKENCRD